One genomic window of Planctomycetota bacterium includes the following:
- a CDS encoding efflux RND transporter periplasmic adaptor subunit: MKRKSAARIILAAGVVAAAWAGAAHGQVGGPTAVYLEPAERRTVRQTVELPGTAEAIRRSTVSAETAGRVEAMVADEGDFVRAGQAVCQMRRLPVELELKQAEGQLVAARAELKKLEEGYRSEEVRKAEAQASAARAGLEKWELEYARTKRLLAEGASTAAEMETVEASYRQAKESLAEAQANLDLVKSGYRAEDVEQARGRAAAQEATVGQLRDTLEKMTITMPYDGFVVKKHCEAGEWRRQGDPVVEIVDLSVVRLLLDVPERYAGDLEKGASTPVGFESLTDREFVGKVSQIVPASAAGTHTIPVRVDIANPIEDGRPAIAAGLFGRAWLPVGKEHAALLVPKAAVIRQTGQDYVYTVTDVPPPEVKKMMEEAAKAASGKPAEAPPPVPMPPIRYAVAIPVEIVQGYGRFMEVKSEKLQDGTRVVTRGTYLLSPGALVQEYPKEQAEAPAVPEKASGASGANR; the protein is encoded by the coding sequence ATGAAACGTAAGAGCGCGGCGCGAATCATTTTGGCGGCGGGGGTGGTGGCGGCCGCCTGGGCGGGCGCGGCGCACGGCCAGGTCGGCGGACCGACGGCGGTGTACCTGGAGCCGGCCGAGCGGCGGACCGTTCGCCAGACGGTCGAACTGCCTGGGACGGCCGAGGCGATCCGCCGGAGCACCGTGAGCGCGGAGACCGCCGGCCGCGTCGAGGCGATGGTCGCCGACGAGGGCGACTTCGTCCGGGCGGGGCAGGCGGTGTGCCAGATGCGGCGGTTGCCTGTGGAACTCGAGCTGAAGCAGGCCGAGGGACAGCTGGTCGCCGCCAGGGCGGAACTGAAGAAACTCGAGGAAGGTTACCGTTCCGAAGAGGTGCGTAAGGCGGAGGCCCAGGCGTCGGCGGCGCGGGCAGGCCTGGAAAAGTGGGAACTGGAATACGCGCGGACGAAACGGCTCCTGGCCGAGGGGGCGAGCACGGCCGCCGAGATGGAGACGGTCGAGGCCTCCTATCGGCAGGCCAAGGAATCGCTCGCCGAGGCCCAGGCGAATCTGGATCTCGTCAAGAGCGGGTACCGGGCGGAGGACGTGGAACAGGCGCGGGGGCGGGCGGCCGCCCAGGAAGCGACGGTCGGGCAACTGCGGGACACGCTGGAGAAGATGACCATCACCATGCCCTACGACGGCTTCGTCGTGAAGAAACACTGCGAGGCGGGCGAGTGGCGGAGGCAGGGCGACCCCGTGGTCGAGATCGTGGATTTGTCGGTCGTGCGGTTGCTGCTGGACGTGCCGGAGCGATACGCCGGCGATCTGGAGAAAGGGGCGTCGACGCCGGTTGGGTTCGAGAGTCTCACGGACCGCGAGTTCGTAGGGAAGGTGTCGCAGATCGTTCCGGCCTCCGCGGCGGGGACGCACACGATCCCGGTGCGGGTGGACATTGCGAATCCGATTGAGGACGGCAGGCCCGCCATTGCCGCGGGGCTGTTCGGTCGGGCGTGGCTGCCGGTGGGGAAGGAGCACGCGGCCCTTTTGGTGCCGAAGGCCGCGGTGATCCGTCAGACGGGACAGGATTATGTGTACACCGTGACGGATGTGCCGCCGCCGGAAGTAAAAAAGATGATGGAAGAGGCTGCCAAGGCCGCCTCGGGAAAACCGGCCGAGGCGCCGCCGCCCGTCCCGATGCCGCCGATCCGGTACGCTGTGGCTATTCCGGTGGAGATTGTTCAGGGCTATGGCCGTTTCATGGAGGTGAAGAGCGAGAAGTTGCAGGACGGCACGCGGGTGGTGACGCGCGGCACCTACCTTTTGTCGCCGGGCGCGCTCGTGCAGGAGTATCCGAAGGAGCAGGCGGAGGCGCCGGCCGTTCCTGAGAAGGCGTCGGGGGCGTCGGGGGCAAACCGATGA
- a CDS encoding efflux RND transporter permease subunit: MNFIAYCVRHVVPVVVGVILLMLFGIIAMFEIPRQLTPTVEVPVVGVTVVWPGAAPQEMESAIVERIEEQLNAVDGVREMTSSSRENAADVQLEFDWGTDRALSGVDVNNKLNLVRDLPKDANKPVIYFGERMAHPIAFVSLVGEGKTAGDLRQYAEDVLQPYFKRISGVSRVDIYGGRDRCVEVAFDPYKLASHRVTPMELGALLASENRNTPAGRINEEKNRWPVRTVGEFRTNEDIEAVVLRRPNMPDVRLADLVKADIHAYKDAENYVRIDGQSGIVLAVQKKTGENVVSIIRDVYAAVDDLNKGLLARQKMKLGVEYDEAAYVDQAINLLKENVWISAVLAALVLVFFLRSGWSILTIGVSIPISFIATFIFMWLMGRTLNVISLAGMAFAVGMLVDNSIVVLENIYRHREMGKNAVQAALDGAQEVWLAVLASTLTTVAVFLPVFFIKEEAGQLFRDISLAISISVTLSLIVSVTVVPTMAARVLRTARAADVAALGWGGWVGKYLLFGWLGGGFKDAVVRLVRWTLATMTRRLGVAALIIGVFSALMVFFAIKTPTTYLPLGNQNFVLGYVITEAGASVDHNLEIAKEIERRVRRLPQLRRFFIVTMPDVMFFGARAATGNEARGMTSAISAAMGNQPPPMMPARYRGVWWKANGQYYQKPIAGIQVMAEQVGLFQRRGFAGGQSVTVTIRGDDIDELYRIAGVMKPMLEQTEGIQFINPSFKLGNWELRPVVDRKRAADAGMTATDIGYVVASLVNGVKVDDFRQENGREIDLMLRADPRFREHIDRLGDIPVWTPVGRVVALGQVAPLEPAAGFNVIEHTEQQRSVGLDCYVQADVPIGGIVDHIRNDVIKPLEENHTIPDTYVVELRGTARDLARMWGALEWSFILAMIITYLLMAALFESFSHPLVIILSVPLAVVGGYAMLFVAMGWNLLLGQAPPLLDVVTMLGFIILIGIIVNNAILVVAQALNFMRNEKLPMVEAVVASVESRIRPIFMSTLTTILGMLPLVFRPGPGSELYQGLGAVIVGGLLVSTIFTLILTPVLFTFGFRFMELWHGLLIRLHILVPESEGEAPGGGPGGGA; encoded by the coding sequence ATGAATTTTATCGCCTACTGCGTCCGCCATGTGGTGCCGGTGGTGGTGGGCGTTATTCTGCTGATGCTTTTCGGCATCATCGCGATGTTCGAGATTCCGCGCCAGTTGACGCCCACCGTCGAGGTGCCGGTGGTCGGCGTGACGGTCGTGTGGCCGGGTGCTGCGCCGCAGGAGATGGAAAGCGCGATCGTCGAGCGGATAGAAGAGCAACTCAACGCCGTGGACGGTGTGCGCGAGATGACCTCGTCGAGCCGGGAGAACGCGGCCGACGTCCAGTTGGAGTTCGACTGGGGCACGGACCGGGCGCTGTCCGGCGTTGACGTCAACAACAAGTTGAACCTGGTCCGCGACCTTCCGAAGGACGCCAACAAGCCCGTCATCTATTTCGGCGAACGGATGGCCCATCCCATCGCGTTCGTCTCGCTCGTGGGGGAAGGGAAGACCGCGGGCGATCTCCGCCAGTACGCCGAGGACGTGCTCCAGCCGTACTTCAAGCGGATCTCCGGCGTCAGCCGCGTGGATATTTACGGCGGCCGCGATCGCTGCGTCGAGGTCGCCTTCGATCCCTACAAGTTGGCGTCGCACCGTGTCACGCCGATGGAACTCGGGGCGCTTCTGGCGAGCGAGAACCGCAACACCCCCGCCGGCCGCATCAACGAGGAGAAGAACCGCTGGCCCGTCCGTACGGTCGGCGAATTCCGCACCAACGAGGACATTGAAGCCGTCGTCCTGCGCCGGCCGAATATGCCCGACGTGCGCCTGGCGGACCTCGTCAAAGCCGACATCCATGCCTACAAGGATGCGGAGAACTACGTCCGCATCGACGGCCAGAGCGGCATCGTCCTGGCGGTCCAGAAGAAAACGGGCGAGAACGTCGTGAGCATCATCCGGGATGTTTACGCGGCGGTTGATGATCTGAACAAGGGGCTTCTGGCCCGGCAGAAAATGAAGTTGGGCGTCGAGTACGACGAGGCCGCCTACGTGGACCAGGCCATCAATCTCCTGAAGGAAAACGTCTGGATTTCGGCCGTTCTGGCCGCGCTCGTCCTCGTGTTTTTCCTCCGCAGCGGATGGTCGATCCTGACGATCGGCGTGTCGATTCCCATCAGTTTCATCGCGACGTTCATTTTTATGTGGCTCATGGGCCGCACCCTGAACGTCATCAGCCTCGCGGGCATGGCGTTTGCCGTCGGTATGTTGGTTGATAACTCCATCGTGGTCCTCGAGAACATTTATCGGCACCGCGAGATGGGCAAGAACGCCGTCCAGGCGGCCCTCGACGGCGCCCAGGAAGTGTGGCTGGCGGTCCTCGCCTCCACGCTGACGACTGTGGCGGTGTTCCTGCCGGTGTTCTTTATCAAGGAGGAGGCGGGACAACTCTTCCGTGACATTTCGCTCGCGATCTCCATCAGCGTGACGCTCTCCCTGATCGTGTCCGTGACGGTGGTTCCGACGATGGCGGCCCGGGTGCTGCGCACCGCCAGGGCGGCCGACGTGGCGGCATTGGGCTGGGGCGGCTGGGTGGGCAAGTACCTTCTTTTCGGATGGCTCGGCGGGGGCTTCAAGGACGCCGTCGTCCGGCTGGTGCGGTGGACGCTGGCCACGATGACGCGCCGCCTGGGTGTGGCGGCCCTGATCATCGGCGTCTTTAGCGCCCTGATGGTTTTTTTCGCCATCAAGACCCCCACCACCTACCTGCCGCTGGGGAACCAGAACTTTGTTCTCGGCTACGTCATCACCGAGGCGGGGGCCAGCGTGGACCACAATCTGGAGATCGCCAAGGAGATCGAACGCCGTGTCCGCCGGCTGCCGCAACTCCGGCGGTTCTTCATTGTGACCATGCCGGACGTAATGTTCTTTGGCGCCCGTGCCGCGACCGGCAACGAAGCCCGCGGGATGACCTCGGCGATATCGGCCGCCATGGGCAACCAGCCGCCGCCCATGATGCCGGCGCGCTATCGCGGCGTGTGGTGGAAAGCGAACGGCCAATACTATCAGAAGCCCATCGCGGGCATTCAGGTCATGGCGGAACAGGTAGGCCTCTTCCAGCGTCGCGGATTCGCGGGCGGGCAAAGCGTCACCGTCACCATCCGCGGCGACGACATTGATGAACTCTATCGCATCGCCGGCGTCATGAAGCCGATGCTGGAGCAGACGGAGGGGATTCAGTTCATCAACCCGAGTTTCAAACTGGGGAACTGGGAACTCCGGCCCGTCGTGGATCGCAAGCGCGCCGCCGACGCCGGCATGACGGCCACCGACATCGGCTATGTCGTGGCGTCGCTTGTCAACGGGGTCAAGGTGGACGATTTCCGGCAGGAGAACGGGCGCGAGATCGATTTGATGCTTCGCGCCGACCCCAGGTTCCGCGAGCATATCGACCGATTGGGGGACATTCCCGTCTGGACGCCGGTCGGACGCGTGGTCGCCCTCGGCCAGGTGGCGCCCCTGGAACCCGCCGCAGGGTTCAACGTCATCGAGCACACCGAGCAGCAGCGCAGCGTCGGGCTCGATTGTTACGTCCAGGCCGATGTGCCCATCGGCGGCATCGTGGATCATATTCGCAATGACGTCATTAAGCCCCTCGAGGAGAATCACACGATTCCGGATACCTATGTCGTGGAGTTGCGCGGCACCGCCAGGGACCTGGCGCGGATGTGGGGCGCCCTGGAGTGGAGTTTCATCCTGGCGATGATCATTACGTACCTGCTGATGGCGGCCCTGTTTGAAAGTTTTTCCCATCCGCTCGTGATTATCCTGAGCGTGCCGCTGGCCGTCGTGGGCGGGTACGCGATGCTGTTCGTGGCGATGGGCTGGAACCTGCTCCTCGGGCAGGCGCCGCCGCTTCTGGACGTGGTGACGATGCTGGGCTTCATCATCCTCATCGGCATCATCGTCAACAACGCCATCCTCGTCGTGGCTCAGGCGCTGAACTTCATGCGGAACGAGAAGTTGCCGATGGTGGAGGCGGTCGTCGCGAGCGTCGAGAGCCGCATCCGCCCCATCTTCATGAGCACCCTGACGACCATCCTCGGCATGTTGCCGCTGGTCTTCAGGCCGGGTCCCGGGTCGGAACTCTACCAGGGTCTCGGGGCCGTCATCGTCGGCGGCCTCCTTGTCTCGACCATCTTTACGTTGATTCTGACGCCGGTTCTGTTTACCTTCGGTTTCCGATTCATGGAGTTGTGGCACGGCCTGCTGATCCGCCTGCACATCCTGGTGCCGGAGTCGGAGGGCGAGGCGCCCGGCGGCGGGCCAGGAGGCGGCGCGTAA
- a CDS encoding RNA polymerase sigma factor produces MADRTASDEDLMRRVQQRRDEEAFNLLFARYRGPITSYVYRLVGNRAEAESLAQETFLRILEKSDLYDYPKRFNTWFYTIARNLATDFLKKKRAVVPDDFQGLAESRLGSAEPVAERQVAWQEELERLSRALLELPVPYREVVVLRALQGLSYREIAAIVDCPESTARSRMDYGLDYLRKFYRRGSAKKTDESADETPP; encoded by the coding sequence ATGGCGGACCGGACGGCCAGCGACGAAGACCTGATGCGCCGCGTGCAGCAGCGCCGCGATGAAGAAGCGTTCAACCTCCTGTTCGCCCGCTACCGCGGACCGATCACCAGTTACGTGTACCGCCTCGTGGGGAACCGTGCCGAGGCGGAGTCGCTCGCGCAGGAAACCTTTCTGCGCATCCTCGAAAAGTCCGACCTGTATGATTACCCGAAACGATTCAACACGTGGTTTTACACGATCGCGCGGAACCTGGCGACGGACTTCCTGAAGAAAAAGCGGGCCGTCGTGCCGGACGATTTCCAGGGCCTCGCGGAGTCTCGCCTCGGATCCGCCGAGCCGGTGGCCGAACGCCAGGTCGCCTGGCAGGAGGAACTCGAGCGCCTGAGCCGGGCCCTCCTCGAATTGCCGGTCCCGTACCGCGAGGTCGTGGTTTTGCGGGCCCTCCAGGGCCTGTCCTATCGGGAAATCGCGGCCATCGTGGATTGCCCGGAATCCACCGCCCGGAGCCGGATGGACTACGGTTTGGACTATCTGCGGAAATTCTACCGGCGGGGAAGTGCGAAAAAAACGGACGAATCGGCCGACGAAACGCCTCCTTAG